GCACCACAAATAGGCGTTAATAGACCAGTATATGCTTTAATGTAAATTGTTACGAAGATACTTAGAAGGGTAGCCTTTAAAATAAGATTTTTTGGATAATTATTCAAATATACTGCGATTGGTAAGGTACATGCCAACCCTTGATTTCCACTACCTGCGACTGTCATGACAGGTTTTAAAGTTCCACTCATTCTTTCATCAACTGCGGCGCTAACATATTTCACATGATCATTAATCGCGGCATTTGAAAAATTGCCAGGTGTGTTAATACCAATCTTAGCTATTTCTAGATTCATCTCTATTGCTTTTTCAACGTAATCGATGACTTCTTTATCGGGGTTTTCAACATAATCTAAGATTTCGTCAATTGAATATTCCTTTATTTTTTCTAATAAATTTTTAGAAGGTTGGAATGGTTTATCTAAAATCTTGGAGGAATCAACTTCTATGTGTACTATGTTGTCATGTTTCCCTTCGATAATTACATTTACAATATGGTCTGAAACAATTTTTGTATTGATATATAAATTATTTTTGTTTATGATAGAAATGGTTATTTTTTTTATAAGTTGTTTGGCTTTATTAATACATTTTGTATCTATATTTTTAAGTACTTCCAAACCATCTTTGGCATTTCCACATAGAAATCCCAATGCAGCAGCCAACTCTAAACCATGAGTATCTGTACCAGGTATAGTTACGACTAATCCATTTTTATATGTATTTTTATCAAGTTCGATCAAAATTTCTTTAAAATAGTCCTTCTCTAAATATTGTTT
This is a stretch of genomic DNA from Thermosipho atlanticus DSM 15807. It encodes these proteins:
- a CDS encoding L-cysteine desulfidase family protein, translating into MLKKIFFDQVKPAYGCTEPIAVALSTAVAKQYLEKDYFKEILIELDKNTYKNGLVVTIPGTDTHGLELAAALGFLCGNAKDGLEVLKNIDTKCINKAKQLIKKITISIINKNNLYINTKIVSDHIVNVIIEGKHDNIVHIEVDSSKILDKPFQPSKNLLEKIKEYSIDEILDYVENPDKEVIDYVEKAIEMNLEIAKIGINTPGNFSNAAINDHVKYVSAAVDERMSGTLKPVMTVAGSGNQGLACTLPIAVYLNNYPKNLILKATLLSIFVTIYIKAYTGLLTPICGAGIISASGSAAGLTYLKGGNKLQIKKAINDTLGTLFGLTCDGAKRGCALKAATGTMVALQTSNLALKNIDVPCGNGIVANDVEETIKRVGKLTNSVKKFDEDVIEYIGKC